Proteins encoded in a region of the Anopheles aquasalis chromosome 2, idAnoAquaMG_Q_19, whole genome shotgun sequence genome:
- the LOC126571022 gene encoding juvenile hormone esterase-like — protein MAPTESEDCLFLNVYTPSLIGTRPIMVFIPGGGYSGGSGDDALYGGEHFMVEDVVIVTLNYRLGALGFLSTGDRAAAGNWALKDCIEALRWVQRNALAFGGDPSSVTIFGQSAGGAIVHILTLSPLSTGLFQKAIAQSGVALNSWSFQTNPRFYANRLANALGVPSGDTVAMVNALRSIPYRQIVALQDNIVTLPSASLLSPIDFGPVVEPSDTPGLIVLPQLPIDIMDAGTFQPVPLMAGFTDMDSLMFTLTWSLLNPAFFEPFNNDPHLLVPNVWNVARGSAGSSAVSQAIAQHYWQGQPLSFVQLEPFTRYMTDLFYSYGIIETARRHSLRTPVYVYQFAYEGDLNLVRQSLGPLISIPGAIHGDDLCYLFEPKSLSVGAIPPTSHAITVRNRMLRLWTNFAKYGNPTPTVDPLLQNINWSPIASGTVNVALNIAQNLVPGPNPVASRYNLWQDLAQRYGNNIFRS, from the exons ATGGCACCGACAGAGAGTGAGGACTGTTTGTTCCTGAATGTCTACACTCCATCGCTGATCGGTACGCGACCGATCATGGTGTTTATCCCCGGTGGTGGCTACAGTGGTGGTTCCGGCGATGACGCCTTGTACGGTGGCGAGCACTTTATGGTCGAGGATGTGGTGATCGTTACCCTCAACTATCGTTTGGGTGCACTAGGATTCCTAAGTACGGGCGATCGCGCAGCGGCCGGTAACTGGGCTCTGAAGGATTGTATCGAGGCGCTACGCTGGGTGCAACGGAATGCTCTGGCGTTTGGTGGTGATCCAAGCAGTGTCACGATCTTTGGCCAATCGGCCGGTGGTGCAATCGTCCACATCCTTACGCTCTCACCACTGAGTACTGGATTATTCCAGAAAGCCATAGCCCAGAGTGGAGTAGCGCTCAATTCTTGGTCGTTTCAAACGAACCCTCGATTCTACGCGAATCGTTTAGCGAACGCGCTCGGTGTACCTTCCGGAGacacggtggccatggtgaACGCTTTGCGCTCCATCCCGTATCGACAGATCGTTGCACTGCAAGATAATATAGTGACACTTCCTTCCGCCTCACTATTAAGTCCGATTGATTTCGGTCCAGTCGTCGAACCGAGTGATACTCCTGGGTTGATCGTTCTACCGCAGCTACCGATCGATATTATGGATGCTGGTACGTTCCAGCCCGTTCCACTCATGGCCGGATTCACCGATATGGACTCTCTGATGTTTACGCTCACCTGGAGCTTACTGAATCCGGCGTTCTTTGAACCGTTCAACAATGATCCTCACCTGCTGGTACCGAACGTCTGGAACGTTGCTCGTGGTAGCGCAGGATCGAGTGCCGTCAGTCAAGCCATCGCGCAGCACTACTGGCAGGGTCAACCGCTGTCTTTCGTCCAGCTGGAACCATTCACGCGCTACATGACCGATCTTTTTTATTCGTATGGAATAATAGAGACGGCACGGCGACACTCCCTCCGTACGCCGGTTTACGTCTACCAATTCGCGTACGAAGGAGATCTTAATCTGGTCAGGCAATCGCTAGGCCCACTAATCAGTATCCCAGGAGCGATCCACGGAGATGATCTGTGTTATCTGTTCGAACCGAAGTCACTCTCGGTCGGTGCGATTCCACCAACAAGCCATGCCATCACGGTGCGCAATCGTATGCTGCGGCTGTGGACCAACTTTGCCAAGTATGG CAATCCAACTCCAACCGTGGATCCATTGCTGCAGAACATCAACTGGTCTCCTATTGCTAGCGGTACAGTGAACGTGGCACTCAACATCGCTCAGAACCTGGTCCCTGGTCCGAATCCCGTTGCCTCACGCTATAATCTTTGGCAGGATCTGGCACAACGCTACGGGAACAACATTTTTCGTAGCTAG
- the LOC126571013 gene encoding probable cytochrome P450 6a14, producing MIGVLLVLLATAAGLLYHFAQRRFQYWSDRGVPQLDGSLPMGSMKGIGRELSMNDLLDRVYYRFHKQSPVAGLYFLINPVLLMLDLDVVKQVLVKDFNSFHDRGMYVNERDDPMSGHLFSIGGERWRYLRNKLSPTFTSGKIKQMFGTIQEIGGEFLSTVEGHMDRGEPLDMKQLAQWFTCDVVGSCAFGIQCGSLKNGGSELLEIGSRVFRQTPPRMLYNIAVSTFPSLSRALGLPLFPKDFRTYFREMVRSTVEHREQHQIERNDFLNLLIHLKNRGRLEPTNEEPGDTEAVGELGQSETDSEKLTLDEVSAQSFVFFFAGFETSSTTLTFALFLLASHPEEQERCRKEILDKLASDGTGEHSITYEALKQMTYLDQVIYETLRIYPAVGLLMRVVSKRVHLEAANVTLEKGTKVMIPVNAIHHDPELYPEPYSFRPERFTPEAIKERHSHAYLPFGDGPRNCIGMRFGLLEVKFGIVQLLSKLRFTVHPKTSLPLRMAKNSGFLEAEGGIWLSATRL from the exons ATGATTGGGGTTCTTTTGGTGCTACTGGCTACGGCCGCTGGACTGCTGTATCACTTCGCCCAGCGACGTTTCCAGTACTGGAGTGATCGTGGCGTTCCTCAGCTCGATGGATCACTACCGATGGGCAGCATGAAGGGGATAGGCCGTGAGCTGAGCATGAACGATCTGCTCGATCGCGTGTACTATCGCTTCCACAAGCAGTCACCGGTAGCCGGACTTTACTTTCTCATCAATCCGGTACTCCTCATGCTCGATCTGGATGTCGTGAAGCAGGTGCTGGTAAAGGATTTTAACAGTTTTCACGATCGCGGTATGTACGTGAACGAGCGGGACGATCCGATGTCCGGGCATCTGTTTTCGATCGGTGGTGAACGGTGGCGCTATCTGAGGAACAAGCTTAGCCCCACCTTTACCTCCGGCAAGATCAAACAGATGTTCGGTACGATCCAGGAGATCGGTGGTGAGTTCCTGTCCACGGTTGAGGGGCATATGGACAGGGGAGAGCCACTCGATATGAAACAACTGGCCCAGTGGTTCACCTGTGATGTGGTGGGTTCGTGCGCATTCGGCATTCAGTGTGGTTCGCTCAAGAACGGTGGCTCCGAGTTGCTCGAGATCGGTAGCCGAGTGTTCCGGCAGACACCGCCCCGTATGCTGTACAACATAGCGGTGTCCACGTTCCCGAGTCTTTCCCGTGCCCTTGGTTTGCCACTGTTTCCGAAAGACTTTCGAACGTACTTCCGTGAGATGGTCCGATCGACGGTTGAAcaccgggagcagcatcagATCGAGCGGAACGATTTTCTCAATCTGCTCATTCATTTGAAGAATCGCGGACGACTTGAGCCGACCAACGAGGAACCCGGGGACACGGAGGCCGTCGGCGAGCTAGGGCAGTCCGAGACCGACTCCGAGAAGCTCACCCTGGACGAGGTGTCGGCGCaatcgttcgtgtttttcttCGCCGGCTTCGAAACGTCTTCGACGACGCTCACTTTTGCCCTGTTTCTGCTCGCTAGCCATCCGGAAGAGCAGGAACGGTGTCGGAAAGAGATACTGGATAAGCTGGCCAGCGATGGGACCGGTGAACATTCCATCACGTACGAGGCACTCAAGCAGATGACCTACCTGGACCAAGTGATCTACG AGACACTTCGCATCTATCCCgcggttggtttgttgatgCGCGTCGTCTCGAAACGCGTCCATCTAGAAGCGGCCAACGTGACGCTTGAAAAGGGCACAAAGGTGATGATACCGGTCAATGCGATCCATCACGATCCCGAGCTGTACCCGGAGCCGTACAGCTTCCGACCGGAGCGATTCACCCCGGAGGCGATCAAGGAGCGTCACTCGCACGCCTACCTTCCATTCGGCGATGGACCACGGAACTGTATCGGTATGCGATTCGGACTGCTGGAGGTGAAGTTCGGAATTGTGCAGCTGCTGAGCAAGCTACGGTTCACCGTGCACCCGAAAACGTCGCTACCACTACGGATGGCCAAAAATTCGGGCTTCCTCGAGGCCGAAGGCGGTATCTGGTTGAGCGCTACACGATTGTAG